The genomic stretch TCGTCTCCGCCGGCGTGTTGCCGGTGCCGAACATCAGGTAGCCGACCGTGACGAAGCCACCGATGATCAGCAGCGGGATGATGATCCACAACGCGGTCTTGACGCCGTTGCCGCCACCGCCGCTCGGGGCCCTGCGCCGCCCGCCACGACCGCCGCCGTCGCCGTCGCCGTAGTCGTACGGCGGGATGGAGCTGGTGCGCTGCGTGGCCGGGCCGGTGGCGGCCTGTGTGGCCGTCATCATGCGCGTGCCCTGGCCGTAGTTGCTCGTCATCGCCATCGTCTGGGCGTCGGTCGGCATGCCGGACATCGCACGCTGGATGTCGGCCCGCATATCGGCCGCGCTCTGGTAACGCTGGGCCGGGTCCTTGGCCATGGCCTTGAGCACGATCGCGTCGGCCCACTGCGGGATGTCGCGGTCGATCTGCGACGGCGGGATGGGCTCCTCGCGGACGTGCTGGTAGGCGATCGCCACCGGCGAGTCGCCGGTGAACGGCGGCTGCCCGGTCAGCAACTCGTAGAGCAAGCATCCGGTGGAGTAGATGTCGCTGCGGGCGTCCACCCGCTCGCCCCGCGCCTGCTCGGGCGACAGGTATTGCGCGGTGCCGATCACCTGAGCCGTCTGCGTCATCGTGGCCGCGGAGTCGGCCATGGCTCGCGCGATGCCGAAGTCCATCACCTTGACGTCGCCCGCCCGCGTGATCATCACGTTGGCCGGCTTGATGTCGCGGTGCACGATGCCGCCGCGGTGGCTGTAATCCAGCGCCCGCAGGATGCCGTCGACCAGCTCGGCCGCCCGCTCGGGCATCAGCCGCCTGTCCTGGCGCAGCAGGTCGCGCAGCGTCCTGCCGTCGACATACTCCATCACGATGTACGGCACCGGGGTGCCGTCGGTGACGTCCTCGCCGGTGTCGTAGACCGCGACGACGGCCGGGTGGTTCAGTGAGGCCGCCGACTGCGCCTCACGGCGGAACCGGGCCTGGAAGGTGTGGTCGCGCGCCAGGTCGGACCGGAGGGTTTTGATCGCGACTATGCGGTCCAGCCGGATGTCTCGGGCGCGATAAACCTCGGCCATGCCGCCGCGCCCGACGACACCGTCGAGCTCGTAACGACCTCCGAGTAGCCGAGGCTGAGTCATTTCCTGCACTGTCCCTTACCGTTCATCTTGGGTGCCGGCCTGCTCGGGGGGCCGCCGGTGTCCATCATCGACCCCCTGGCGCGTCACGTCTCCTCCTTGGGTGGGTTCGTTTCACCCGGGTCTGGCGAAGCGGTCGGTGTCGAAGCCGTCGGTGTCCTGGTGGGCGTTGGGGTGGCGGTGGGTGTCGGGGTCCGGGTGGTCGGTGTCGGTTTGGGTGTCGGCTTCTTGGTGGGAGTTGCCGACTTGCTTACCGTAGCCGACCGCGAGGGTGTAGGCCTCGGCGACTTGACCGGAACCACCGCAGGGCGCCGGGTCCGCGTCTTGGTCTTGCTCGGACGCACCTGCTCCGGCGGTGTCGTCAGCGCCGACTCTGTGGGATCCGCCACGTCAGGGGGCGTCGCCATCGGCGTCCGGCCGGCGAGGGAGATGGCGCTGAGACCCACTGCGGCCACACACCCTGCCGTGGCCACCGCGGCCAGTGTCTTGGCGCCCTTACGCCGTTTGCCCTGCCCGCCCGTCCGCCCTTCTTCCAGCGCCGTCGCCGGGGCGAGGTCAGCCGGGGTGAGGTCATCGGTGTCCCGCTCGTCC from Nonomuraea polychroma encodes the following:
- the pknB gene encoding Stk1 family PASTA domain-containing Ser/Thr kinase, which produces MTQPRLLGGRYELDGVVGRGGMAEVYRARDIRLDRIVAIKTLRSDLARDHTFQARFRREAQSAASLNHPAVVAVYDTGEDVTDGTPVPYIVMEYVDGRTLRDLLRQDRRLMPERAAELVDGILRALDYSHRGGIVHRDIKPANVMITRAGDVKVMDFGIARAMADSAATMTQTAQVIGTAQYLSPEQARGERVDARSDIYSTGCLLYELLTGQPPFTGDSPVAIAYQHVREEPIPPSQIDRDIPQWADAIVLKAMAKDPAQRYQSAADMRADIQRAMSGMPTDAQTMAMTSNYGQGTRMMTATQAATGPATQRTSSIPPYDYGDGDGGGRGGRRRAPSGGGGNGVKTALWIIIPLLIIGGFVTVGYLMFGTGNTPAETTVAIPSLVSQEQKYAESQLTNLGFKVEVVKEPSSEIDKDTVIKTDPAEGTKAPKGSTVKLYVSTGPKKVKVPDGLIGMTQAEATKVLEDAGLQATVKTRVSSKPQGTVVATSPKSGEQIQEGGTVTLWVPKELGEVPSLIGLTVEDATAQLKAAGFKAKVVPQASDQPEGTVVQQNPGEGTKLPPNTTVTIVVSTGPEQQPTEQPSDPFPTEEPSDGQTDFPEDPPSDNPIDDDPFGG